A region of the Lysobacter sp. K5869 genome:
TGGACCGCGGCCTCGAGCTGCTTGTTGATGATCGCGCGGATGTCGGACTCGAGCTTGGCGTTGTCCTCGGCGCTGATGTTGGGCGCCTGCACGAACTCGAAGTGGGTCTTGGTGACGTCGTTCTTGTAGCGGCTGGAGTTGACGACCTCGGTGTAGCTGTCCTCGCTCCAGAAGTTGTCCTCGGTGTTGATGTCCTGGAAGAAGCTGTAGAACTCCGAAGCGTTCCAGGTGCCCCAGGCCTTCATTTCCGGCAGGCGCATGTAGCAGTTCATCTTGTAGACGACCTGCACCGCCGAAGCCGAGCCGGTGCTCAGGGTCTCCTTGAAGATCGCCGTGCCCAGCTCGGACAGCTCGACCATGAACGACGCGATGTTCTTGCCGTAGATCGAGGGCTTGCCGGCGCCGCGGATCTTCTCCACCAGCGCGCCGCCCTCGCTGAGCAGCAGCTCGACGGTGCCGTCGGTCCACACCACCGGCGCGATCGCGACCTTGGGCACGGTCTTGCCCTTGTACTTGTCGGCCAGCTTCTTCTGCAGTTCGTCGGTGATCTTCTTCTGCACGTCGGCCGGCACCGACAGCTCGGTGTCGAAGGCGATGAAGCCGCCGAACTTCTTGCCGCCGTCCTCGCGGATCTGGCCGTATTCGACGAAGCGCATGGCCAGGCCGCCGCTGGCCATCTTCGCGAAGGTCGGCGCGTTGGGCATGATGTAGTAGGTGAAATCGTTGGCGTCGTCGCCGTACACCACGTGGTCGAACAATGTGTCGACGTTGTCGATCTTAAGCATGGACTTGCTCCTTATCCTCTATGGTCCTGAGACGTTTTTCGTCCTGAAACGTTGTCTGCCGCGGCGCGTCGCGCAGTGCGCCGATGTCTTTTCGCTTTCGCCCGCCGCCGCCGCGAGGCGGGCGAACCGCGATGGCGATCCGCGGCCGGATGCGTTGCCGGCTCGAATCTTCCAACGCCGATCACAGTTCTCACCGGACACGGAAAAACACAGGTTTTTCCGCTGTTTTTCGCGCCTTTTCGCGGGCGCGAAAGCTCCCGTCGGCGCGCGCTTTCGAGGCGCGCGCGTTGCGTCAAACACGAGCGGATCCGTCGCGTCGCGACGGCGTCGTCGGCGCGCGGGTGACGTTCGTCTGTGTCGCGGCCAATGCCGCCGGCGCACGTTCGCGCCGTTGGGACCGGGGCGCGGCTGCGTCGGCGTTCGCTCAGCCGATGCGCAGTCGCGCCGGGATCCAATCGCCTCGTCCGCCGCGCCGCGCGGCGGATCGTTTCACTGCTTCGGCAGCCCCCAATCCGCGGCGTCGGCCGAATACGAACGGATGCTCGGTTCGGGCCGGCCGCTGTCGGCCTCGACCCGCTCGCTGTAGCGCAGTTTCGCGCTCATGCCGGCTTCGCCTTGCGCGTCGCGCAGCGCCGCGTCCACGCTCAACGATTCCTCGGTCTGCGCGCTGCTGGCGCGCCGCGCCGCCAGCGCGTCGCTGGCTTCGTAGCGCAGCTCCAGCCAGCCGCGTTCGCCGGCCAGCGCCTTGCGCACCTTCGCCGCCTGTTCGGCGGTCAGCATCAGATTGAACGCGGCGTGGTACGGCGGCGCGCCGGAGGACTGCGCCTTGGCTAGTTCCTCGAAGCCGCCGGCGCCGTCGCCGAGCATCAAGCGCACCGAACCGACTTCGACCGGCTCGGGCGACAGGCTCAACTGCGCCGGCGGCACCTGCGCGCGCGCAGCCAGTTCCGCGCGCACTGCGTCCAGCGCCGCGGACGGCACGCCCCAGCTCGCGGTCAGCGCCAGCATCGTCACCGGCCCCGCGCCGATCAAGCTGAACTGCGCGCGCCCGTCGCCGCCGCGCGCCACGCCCGGCGCGCACGGCCGATAGCGCCAGGCGCCGCCCGCGTCGCGCGCGACCAGCACGCCCTGCACTTCTTCATAGCCGCCGTCGCCGGCGGTGTCGTCCTTGCTCGCATTCATGCGATCGCTCCCCATCCTTGATTTCGCTATGACTCAATTCGTCGTCGCCAACGCGGCTTCGCTGCTGCGCAGGCGCAGCGGCGCGTCGGGCTGCAGCACCGGCGACCACGTCGCCTGCGCGTTCCAGCGCCAGCGATAGCCGCCGCGGAACGGCGACAACGCCAGCCAACCCCAGTCCTGTCGCGGCCGCGCGCGGGTGAAGCTCAGGCGCTTGCGCCGCTGCGGATCGTCGATGCCGTCCTCGGGCGCGATCTCGATCGCGCACTGGCGGGCGTCGTCGTCGAACTCGCACTCCAGCGCCAACTCGCGCGAGCCGCTGCCGTCGAAACTGAAAGCGTCCAGGCGCAGGCTGTCGGCCGGCTGCGGCGCCATCGCGCGCTGCGCGCCGTCGCTCTTGGCGCGGGCGACGGCGCGGATCGCCGCATCGTCGACGTCGAACGGCACGGCGAAGGCCAGCTCCGGGCGCGCGGCATCGAGCGTTCCGCGCGCGCTCCAGGGCTTGCCCTTGCGCGTGCCGAAACATTCGGCGTCGATGTCGGCCTGTTGCAGGAACGCGGGCTCGGCCTCCACCGGCAGCCAGCGCAAGCCGAAATCGTCCACGCCGACCAGCAGATGCTCGCGCTCGCCGCTGCGCAGCGGGCCCTTGAGGGTTTCCGCGCGGCCGTCGCTGAGCAATACCGCGCTGGTCTGCCATTGATACGCCAGCGTCTCGGTCGGCGACAAACGCAGATCGAGCGTGGTGGGCCGGTCGGTCGCGGTCAGCGGCGCGGTCGCTTTCACCGTGAACATGCGCGCCGGCGGCTTGGCCGGCACCTGCACGTCCACTTGCGCCGACACCACGCCGACCCGCCGCGACGGCAGGTTGGCGCGCACGCTCAGGCTGCGCCAGCCGCTGGCCAGCGCGCGCGCGTCGAAGCGGCGCACCACGCGGTCGTGCAACTCGCCGGCCGGCAACGTGCGCAGCGGGCCGAGCGGATCGGCTTCGAGGATCAACAGGCGCGGCGCGAGCAAGGCGTCGGCCAGATTCCATTGCACCCGGCCGGAGCTCATCGCCGCCGCGTCGAACGCCAGCGTCGCGCCGACCGGCGCGTCGGCCGGCGACGGCTTGGGCGTGGCGAAGCGCGCGGCGATGCGGTCGAGCACGGCGTCGGCCAGGGTTTCCTTCGCGATGTCGGCCGAACGCTCGGGCAAACCGAGGCCGAGCAGGTGCGGCGCGTCGAGCAAGCGCTGGCGCAGCAGCGCCGCGTCGATCTCGTTGCCGCCGCCGGCCAGCGCGCGCACCGCGGCGAGCAAGGCGGCCGGATCGAAGGTCAGGGTCAGCGGCACGCGCTCGGCCACGCCGCGCACGCGCAGCCAGGCGCTGGCGCCGACCGCGAGCAAGCCGCGCTGCAGCGCGGCGACGAACAGATCGGTGCCGGCGCTGTCCAGGCGCACGGCCAGATTCATCGCGCCCAGGCTGGCGGCGTCGAGCGACAACAGCTCGCCCAAGGCCGGCGGCAGATCCAGCGCCTGCACCGCGTTGAGCCGCAGCCAGCCGCCTTCCACCGCCAACGGCGCCAGTTGCACGCGCTGGCCGAGATCGAACGCGGCCTGGCGCGCTTCGCTCAGGCCGAAATCGGCGGCGAAAGCCAACGACAGGATCGAGTAGCGCGCCAGCGCGTTGCCGCGGTCTTGCTGCACGATGTCCAGACGCAGCGGCGATTCGCCGTCGACGCTGTACGCCGCCAACGCTTGCGGCGGCAGCAGGAAACGGCCGGGTTGATCGAACGCGGCGTAAGCGCGGCGCTGCGCGATCGGCAGCGGCGAACGCCAGTCGGGGCGGGCGGCGAAGGACATGTCAGAGCGCCGTCGCGAACAGCACGCCGGTGTCGTCGGCCTGCCATGCAGAGGTGGGCGTCTTCTGCCCGGACTTGAACACCACGGTCTTGCGGTATTCGTAACGGCCTTCGCTGTCTTTGCGCAGTAGGATGTCCATCAGCGGCACCGGCACGTCGATGTCGACGCTGGTGGCGCCCGCGTTCAACACCGCCCGGCGGTTGCCGCGGAACTCGATGATGATGCTGAGGATCTCGCCGCGCTCGTCGCCGGCGTTGGTCAGCACTTCCGGCGCGGTCATCACCGTCACCGTGCGCACGGTTTCCTGGTCGATGCTGTCGTCCAGGGTGTACTTGAGGATAGCCTCGCCGTCGGGCACCGCGCGCACCGAGGCGGTGTTGAAGATCGCGTCCGCCGGCAGCGGGCCGGTCGGCAGCGTCGCCGGCTGCACGACGAAGTCCACGCTCTGGTCGGGGCCGATGGTCACCGGCTGGCTCAGGTCCAGGCCTTCGATGCGGCCTTCGACCAAGCCCTCGCCGCGGGTGATCCACACCGGCAAGCGGGTGATGCGCAGCGCGCTCTCGATCGCGTTGAGCAGTTTCACCGTCACCGCGCCGGTGTTCGGGTCGGGCGTTTCGATCGAGCGGAACAGTTCGCCTTCCATGTCGGCGAAGTTGAGCTTGACCGGCACGGTGACGTTCTCGTTGACGCCGCTGGCGACCACCACGCTGCCTTGCAGCAGGTTGGACGCGCCGCCGGCGGCCATCAGCACGCCGAACACGTCCTGGAAGTCCTTGAACTCGAAGCGCTCGTTGACGGTGAAGCCGTTGTCCCAGTCGATGGTCGCCGGCACGGTTTCCGAACGCACCGCGCCGTTGCGCAGCAACGCCATCTGCAGGGTCGAGGTGGCGCGCAGCAGACGCAGCTCGAACTCGCGGGTCGGATTCGCCGCGGTGACCGGCACTTTGTCGGCGAGCGCGGTGCGCGCGGCGAGCAAGCGCTCGCCGTCGGTGACCGGGCGCACTTCGCAGGTCAGATCGACCATCACTTGTTCGGCGTTGCTGCCTTGATCGACCTGGAACACCAGCGCCGGCGCGTGCGGCGCATCGCTGCGGCGCGCGAGCTTGAACGAATCGGGCAGGTAATAGATCCGCGCCGGGTCGTTCAAATCCTGGAAGTAGGCGTGAGCGCGGCCGGTGTCGGCGGGAAAGCGCAGCGAGTGCACGGTCCAGCGCGGCGCGCGCGGGCCGGTGGCGCTGCCGGCCGGGTACAGATACGGGTGCAGCGCCGGCTCGAACAACAAGGCGATGCTGCAGTCCTGCGATTGATTGGATACGTCGAAGCGTTGCTCGGGCGCGGGCGGCTCGGGCTCCGGCTGCGGTTCGGGTTGCGGCCGCGGGAACGGGAACGGCCGCGGACGCGGGTCGAACGGCTTGCGCCGCCACACCTCGTCGCCTTCGATGATCGAGGCGCCGCCGCCACCGGGACGCAACATCGCCGCGGCCATGCCGCGCGGCGGCGCGATGCGCGCGCCGGCGTCCGGCGCCGGCGCGGCCGCGGCGGCGACGTTCGCCTTGAGCATCATCTCCGCCGCCGGCGCGCGCATCAGCTGCATCTGGCCCTTGACCATCATCAGCTGGCGCTTGGGCGCGTCCGGCGCCGCCGCGGCCGCGCGCGGCACCGCCACGGTGTAGCCGCGCGAAACGATCAAGCGGCATTGGGTGTCGGCGGACATGAAAGCGCGCAGCAGGTTGTCGCGCTCGGCCAGATTCAGATGCAGCATCACCACGCAGCCGCCGCGCGGATCGTCGAGGATCTCGCCGGCCGGCAGGCGTTGTTCGATCGACGTGCCCGGCGCGCGATAGGCGATCACCGCGGCGCGGTTGATCCCCATCATCACCATCGTGCGCGCGGCCTCGGCGATTTCCGGCGCAGGATAGGTTTCCAGCGCCAGACTCACCGCGTACAGGCCGTCCTGGCCCTGGTTCTCGGCGACGCTGATTTCGTAGCGGCCGTTGCCGTTGCGCAGGCGGAAGCGCGGCAGCCAGTAGCGCTGCTGCGGATTCTTGGCGTCCTCGAAAATGCAGCGGTCGTCGGGCGCGGCGTTGGGGCTGATCGGATAGGCCGACTCGGCGCGGGTGAAGCCGCCGCCGGTGTTGGGCAGCAGGCCGGGCCGCAGCGCGTCCAGGCGCGGGCGCAGCGTGCGGCCTTCCAATTGCGCGATCAGCGCGGGCTGCGCGCGCAGCACCGCCGGATTGACCCGCAGCGCGGCGCCCGGAATGAAGGCCGGCGCGACCGCCGGCGGCGGTGCGACGACCGCGGCGGCCGCGGGCGCGACGGGCGTCGCGGCATGCACGGCCGGCGGCACGGCGACGGCCGCGCCCGGGATGCGGATGCGCAGGCCCGCCGCGGCGATCGCGGCCGCGGCCGGCGCCGGAGCGGGTTCGGCCGCGGGCGCGGCCGGTGCCGGGCGGACGCCGGCGACGATCTGATTCAAGTTGAGCAAGCGTCCCAGCGGCATGTACCTCTCCCTGTCTTGGCGCAAAGCGTCGCCATCGCGGCGCCTTGGGCGCCGCGTCCGTTTCCGTATGGTCTGGATCGATTGCGCGATGCGCGCCGATCACCCCGGATCAAACGCCGCTGCCGGGCGCGGCCGGACATTTCAAAAATGAAACATCGCCGCCGGCGCGGTTCAGGCCGCGCCGGCCAGGGCGTCGATGTATTCGCGCAGGGTGGTTTCGCCGCGCCACGGGTGCTCGGCCAGCTCCAGGCCGTCCACCGTCGCCGCGGTCATCGCGGCGTACGACGACGCCGCCGGGGCCGAGAAGCCGAGTTCGCGGAAGCCCTCGACCCAGCGGTCGCGCGGCACTTCCTCCACCCGCACCTCGCGGCCCAGCGCGCTGGCGAAGCAGACCGCGACATCCTCGGGCGCGTAACGGCGCGGGCCTTCGGCATAACGCACCTCGCGCTCGGCGGCCGGCGCGGTCATCAGTTCGGCGGCGACGCGGCCGAGATCGCAAGGCGCCACCATCGGCAAGCGGAACGACGCCGGCAAGAAGCTGCGCACGATGCCGTCGGCGCGCGCGGTCGCCAGCGCGGCGTCCCAGTTGCTCATGTAGTAGGCGGCGCGGATCGTGCTGAAGGGGATCGGTTGCGCTTCCAACGCGCGCTCCATTTCGTACAGCACGCCCAGATCGCCGGCGCGCTCGATCGGCTGCGCGCCGTAGGTCGATTCGGCGACGATCTTCTCCGGTCCCGAATCCTGCAGCGCCGCGACGATCGAACGCACGCTCTCGCGTTCGACCATGTCGGTATCGGCGGCGACCGCGGCGGGCGGATTGAGCAGGAACAGGCGCCGGCCGCGGCGGAACACTTCGCGCAAACCGCTGGGGTCGCGCACATCGGCCAACGCGACCCGCGCGCCGCGCGCTTCCCAGTCGCCGCGTTTGGCCGGATCGTGGGTCACCACCGTGACCGCTTCGCCGCGTGCGATCAGTTCCTCAGCCAACGCCGAACCGACGTGGCCGGTTCCGCCCAGCACGATATGCATGCGCGCGTCTCCGTAAACACGATGCGCGGCAGCTTATCGGCGCAGCGGTAAGCCCGGCGCCACGGCGAGGTGAAGGGAACGTAGCGTCGCGGCGGTCGCCGTCGTCGAAGCGCGCGCGGCGCCAGCGCGCGGTGGTCGCATCGAACCGGCGCGTCGCGCGCGGCCGGCCCCGCGCGGCGATCAAGCCTTGGTCCGGGCCATCTTCCCGGCGGCGCCCTTGCGCGCCTTGCCCGTGCTGCGGCCGGCCTCTTGCGATTCGGCTTCCGCGATGAGTTCCAGCACGTCGGCGATGATCCGCGACATCGCCGCGTGCGCCGCCGCGGCGTCGCCGGCCTTGATCGCGTCGAGCACCTTGCGGTGCGCGGGAATGCTCGCGGTGCGGCCCTTGATCCGGTTGGTCAGCTGGATCGAGATGCGCAGCGCAGTGTTCACCAGATCGTGCAGCTGCATGTAGAAGGGATTGCCGGTGGCGTCGAGGATCGCGACGTGGAAGGCCACGTCGGAGGTCAGGTGATCGTCCTGACCGCGCTCGGCCGCGTGCATGCGCTCCAGTCCGCGCTCGATGTCCTCGATCGCGCGCGCATCGGCGTTGCGCGCGGCCAGCGCCGCGGCGGTGGGCTCGATGCCCAGGCGCATCTCGGTGAACGAGCGCAGCAGCTTGTACGAGAACTTGCGCTCCAGCATCCAGCGCAGCACGTCGGCGTCGAGCAGGCTCCACGCGCGCTCGGGCTGGACCACGATGCCGCTGCGCGGCCGCGCCGACAGCATGCCCTTGGAGGTGAGCATTTTGATCGCTTCGCGGGTGACGCTGCGGCTGGTCGAATACGCCTCGGAGATTTCCGCTTCGGTCGGAAACCCGCCGGCCTCGTAACGTCCGAGGACGATCTCGCGGCCCAGCGCATTCAACAGTTGTTCCGTCAACGTCATGCGGCCGGTCAGCAGCGACCGTCCTGCGGGCTCGATTGGAGGCATTGCGTGCGACTCGGGTGGGGGAACCTGGCGCCGCGCAGCGGACGCGGCTAGCGCGCGGCAGCGGCATTGGCGTCACCATAGCATGCGGCCGCGAGGCGCCCCATCACGTTGCGAGGCCGCCGCGCAGGCCGTATCGGGCCGCATCGAGCCGTATCCGACGCCGCTTTCATCGCCGCTTCCGACCTCGTCTCCGAGGGTCCGCACGCGGCGAAAAATCCCGCGAGAATCGACGCCGGATCATTCATATGATAAATACTACAAAGAGGGGAAAGTCTCCACAGAGGTAGACCGTCATGCGCCGTCCGTCGCTTCCCGCCTGGGCCTGGGTCGCCCTGGCCGCCCACGCCTTGTTCGTCGCCGACGCGCGCGCCGCGGCGCGTTTCGATGCCGCCACGCGGGTGTTCCGCCTCGACGGCGAACGCGTCACCTACGCCTTCGGCATCAACGAAGCCGGGCAGCTGCAGTCGCTGCATTGGGGCGGGCGTCTGGCCGACGGCGATCCGCTCGGGCCGGCCAAGAGCTTGCCTTCGCATTCGAGCTTCGATCTGTCGGCGTCGATCACCCCGCAGGAATTTCCCGCGCAGGGCGGCGGCGTCTTCACCGAGGTCGCGCTCAAGGTCGCCTACGCCGACGGCAACCGCGACACCGTGCTGCGCTATGTGTCGCACACGCTCGAACGCGACGCGGTGACGGTGCGCCTGCGCGATATCGCCTTGCCGCTGGAGGTGAGCCTGCGCTACACCATCGACCCCGGCACCGGCGTGATCGGCCGCTCGGCGCGGATCGAAAACCTCGGCCGCACGCCGCTGCGCATCGATCAGGCTGCGTCCGCCGCCTACACGCTGGCGCCGCAGGACGATTATCGCCTGCACCACCTCAGCGGCCGCTGGGCCGGCGAATGGAGCCTGCAACAACGCCCGGTCAGCGAAGGCGCGAGCGTGCTGGAAAGCCGGCGCGGTTCGACCGGGCAGCAGAACACGCCGTGGTTCGCGATCGACCGCGGCGGATCGAGCGGCGAAGACAGCGGCCCGGTCTGGTTCGGCGCGTTGGCGTGGTCGGGCTCGTGGCGCATCAGCATCGACAAGGACCCGCTCGGCGCGGTGCGCGTGGTCGGCGGCTACAACCCCTACGATTTCGCCTACCGCCTGGCGCCCGGCGAACGCCTGGACACGCCGGTGTTCTACGCCGGCTACTCGGACGGCGGCATGGGCGGCGCCTCGCGCCTGCTGCACCGCTTCGAGCGCGAACGCATCCTGCCCGGCGGCGGCAAGCCGCGCCTGCGGCCGGTGCTCTACAACAGTTGGGAAGCCACCGAGTTCGCGGTCGACGAAGCCGGACAAATGGCCTTGGCCGAAAAGGCCGCGCGCATCGGCGTGGAGCGCTTCGTGGTCGACGACGGTTGGTTCGGCGCGCGCAACAGCGACAAGGCCGGGCTCGGCGACTGGAGCGTCAACCGCGCCAAGTTCCCCAACGGCCTCAAGCCGCTGATCGACAAAGTCCACGGCCTGGGCATGGAATTCGGGTTGTGGGTGGAACCGGAGATGGTCAATCCCGACAGCGATCTCTACCGCGCGCATCCGGATTGGGTGCTGAATTTCCCCGAGCGTCCGCGCACGCCGGCGCGCAACCAACTGGTGCTCAACCTCGCCCGCCGCGACGTGCGCGATCACGTGTTGCAAGTGCTAGACGCCTTGGTCACCGACAACGACATCCAGTTCCTGAAGTGGGACTACAACCGCAACTGGTCCGAACCCGGCTGGCCGCAGCTGGCGCCGGAGGACCAGCCCAAGGTCTACGTCGAGTACGTGCGCAATCTGTATTGGATCCTGGGCGAGCTGCGGCGCAAGCATCCCAAGCTGGAGATCGAATCCTGCTCGGGCGGCGGCGGCCGCATCGATCTGGGCATCATGGCGTTGACCGATCAGGTCTGGCCGTCGGACAACACCGATCCGTTCGACCGGCTGAGCATGCAGGACGGTTTCAGCCACGCCTACGCGCCGGCGGCGATGATGGCCTGGGTGACCGATTCGCCGAACTGGGTCAATCGCCGCGAAACCTCGCTGGACTATCGGTTCTTGTCGTCGATGCAGGGCGCGCTCGGCATCGGCGCCAACCTCAACCATTGGCGCGATGCGGATTTCGCCACCGCCGCGCGCATGGTCGCGGCTTACAAGCAGGTGCGCGCGACCGTGCAGCAAGGCGATCTGTACCGGCTGATCTCGCCGGCGAACGGCAGCCCCCGCTCGGCCACCTTGTCGGTGTCGCCCGACCGGCGCCAAGCGGTGCTGTTCGCGTTCCTGCACAGCCAGAGCAAGGGCATGCAGGAACCGGCGATCCGCCTGCGCGGGCTGGATCCGCGCCAGCGCTATCGCATCGCGCGGCTGGGCGGCGGCGCGCTGCCCGAAGCGATGCCGGCCGAGGCCAGCGGCGCGTACTGGATGGAACACGGGCTGGCGGTGCCGATGCGCGGCGACTTCCAGGCCAGCGGTTTCGTGTTCGAGGCGAAGTGAGCCTGCGGCGAGCGAAGCGCGCGGCCGCGACGCGGCGGCGCGGCCTCAACCGGCGTCGTCGCGCACGCTGAAACGGAACTGCCGGTGCAGCGATTGCCCCGACGCCAGCAAGGTCATGCCGTGCACGCCCGCGCCGCCCGGCAGGTTGACCGCGTCGATGGCGTGATCCACCGGCTCGAAGCAGAAGTAGTCCGCATCCGTCGGCGTGTACAGCACGAAGCGCTCGACATCGGCGCGCAGTTCCAGCCGCAGCCCGCGCCGCGGCCAGCAAATCCAGGCCTCGCCGCTCCAGCCGGCGAAGCCGTGATCGACGCAGTCGCCCGGCAGCGGCCGCGC
Encoded here:
- a CDS encoding FCD domain-containing protein, translated to MPPIEPAGRSLLTGRMTLTEQLLNALGREIVLGRYEAGGFPTEAEISEAYSTSRSVTREAIKMLTSKGMLSARPRSGIVVQPERAWSLLDADVLRWMLERKFSYKLLRSFTEMRLGIEPTAAALAARNADARAIEDIERGLERMHAAERGQDDHLTSDVAFHVAILDATGNPFYMQLHDLVNTALRISIQLTNRIKGRTASIPAHRKVLDAIKAGDAAAAHAAMSRIIADVLELIAEAESQEAGRSTGKARKGAAGKMARTKA
- a CDS encoding alpha-galactosidase, whose translation is MRRPSLPAWAWVALAAHALFVADARAAARFDAATRVFRLDGERVTYAFGINEAGQLQSLHWGGRLADGDPLGPAKSLPSHSSFDLSASITPQEFPAQGGGVFTEVALKVAYADGNRDTVLRYVSHTLERDAVTVRLRDIALPLEVSLRYTIDPGTGVIGRSARIENLGRTPLRIDQAASAAYTLAPQDDYRLHHLSGRWAGEWSLQQRPVSEGASVLESRRGSTGQQNTPWFAIDRGGSSGEDSGPVWFGALAWSGSWRISIDKDPLGAVRVVGGYNPYDFAYRLAPGERLDTPVFYAGYSDGGMGGASRLLHRFERERILPGGGKPRLRPVLYNSWEATEFAVDEAGQMALAEKAARIGVERFVVDDGWFGARNSDKAGLGDWSVNRAKFPNGLKPLIDKVHGLGMEFGLWVEPEMVNPDSDLYRAHPDWVLNFPERPRTPARNQLVLNLARRDVRDHVLQVLDALVTDNDIQFLKWDYNRNWSEPGWPQLAPEDQPKVYVEYVRNLYWILGELRRKHPKLEIESCSGGGGRIDLGIMALTDQVWPSDNTDPFDRLSMQDGFSHAYAPAAMMAWVTDSPNWVNRRETSLDYRFLSSMQGALGIGANLNHWRDADFATAARMVAAYKQVRATVQQGDLYRLISPANGSPRSATLSVSPDRRQAVLFAFLHSQSKGMQEPAIRLRGLDPRQRYRIARLGGGALPEAMPAEASGAYWMEHGLAVPMRGDFQASGFVFEAK
- a CDS encoding NmrA family NAD(P)-binding protein; this encodes MHIVLGGTGHVGSALAEELIARGEAVTVVTHDPAKRGDWEARGARVALADVRDPSGLREVFRRGRRLFLLNPPAAVAADTDMVERESVRSIVAALQDSGPEKIVAESTYGAQPIERAGDLGVLYEMERALEAQPIPFSTIRAAYYMSNWDAALATARADGIVRSFLPASFRLPMVAPCDLGRVAAELMTAPAAEREVRYAEGPRRYAPEDVAVCFASALGREVRVEEVPRDRWVEGFRELGFSAPAASSYAAMTAATVDGLELAEHPWRGETTLREYIDALAGAA